From a single Marinobacter sp. THAF197a genomic region:
- the xthA gene encoding exodeoxyribonuclease III, producing the protein MMFVSFNVNSIRTRLHQLEAVIEQLNPDIIGLQETKVTDQEFPVDDIRKLGYHVHFHGQKTHYGVALLSRAEPESVQKGYSTDDDDAQRRLITGRFTVKGEPLTVINGYFPQGESRDHPVKFPAKQKFYRDLMAYLDDLKSQPGHVIVMGDMNISPTDKDIGIGADNAKRWLRTGKCSFLPEEREWLAQVESRGYTDVFRHLHPDEANTFSWFDYRSKGFERDPKRGLRIDLIMASDSLLPKATEAGVSYDIRGMERPSDHCPVWARFDL; encoded by the coding sequence ATGATGTTTGTGTCGTTTAACGTCAACAGTATCCGCACCCGTCTGCACCAGCTTGAAGCTGTGATCGAGCAACTGAACCCGGATATCATCGGGCTTCAGGAAACCAAGGTCACTGACCAGGAATTCCCGGTAGATGACATCCGCAAACTCGGCTACCACGTGCACTTTCACGGCCAGAAAACCCATTATGGCGTCGCCCTGCTCTCCCGGGCAGAGCCCGAGTCGGTCCAGAAGGGATACAGCACCGATGACGACGATGCCCAGCGCCGCCTTATAACCGGTCGCTTTACCGTGAAGGGAGAGCCGCTGACCGTGATCAACGGCTACTTCCCCCAGGGTGAGAGCCGGGATCATCCGGTGAAATTTCCCGCAAAACAGAAGTTTTACCGGGATCTGATGGCCTACCTGGACGACTTGAAGAGCCAACCTGGCCATGTGATTGTCATGGGCGACATGAACATCTCGCCCACAGACAAAGACATCGGCATTGGCGCGGATAACGCCAAGCGCTGGCTGCGCACCGGGAAATGCAGTTTTCTGCCAGAGGAACGGGAATGGCTTGCCCAGGTTGAAAGCCGGGGTTATACCGACGTCTTCCGCCACCTGCACCCGGACGAAGCCAATACCTTCAGCTGGTTTGACTACCGTAGCAAAGGCTTTGAACGGGACCCTAAACGGGGCCTGCGAATTGATCTGATTATGGCCAGCGACAGCCTGCTGCCCAAAGCCACAGAGGCCGGCGTATCCTATGATATCCGAGGCATGGAGCGGCCATCAGACCACTGCCCGGTATGGGCGCGGTTTGACCTCTGA